A portion of the Bacteroides faecium genome contains these proteins:
- a CDS encoding lipoprotein signal peptidase — protein sequence MKKLFTKGRIALIVIFSVLIIDQVIKIWIKTNMYWHQSNRVTDWFYIYFTENNGMAFGMEIFGKLFLTTFRIVAVALIGWYLYKIVKKGFKTGYIVCVALILTGALGNIIDSVFYGVIFNESTHSQIASFMPEGGGYSTWFYGKVVDMFYFPIIDTNWPTWMPFVGGEHFIFFSPIFNFADAAISCGIIALLLFYSKYLNESYHSLDKGKKEESANHE from the coding sequence ATGAAGAAACTATTCACGAAGGGGAGAATTGCTCTCATCGTTATCTTTTCCGTATTAATTATTGACCAGGTCATTAAAATCTGGATTAAAACTAACATGTACTGGCACCAGAGTAACCGTGTGACAGACTGGTTTTATATCTATTTCACCGAAAACAACGGGATGGCTTTCGGCATGGAAATCTTTGGTAAGCTATTCCTGACCACATTCCGTATTGTCGCTGTGGCATTGATAGGCTGGTATCTCTATAAAATAGTGAAGAAGGGCTTTAAAACCGGATACATTGTTTGTGTAGCCTTGATTCTGACCGGTGCATTGGGAAATATTATCGACAGTGTATTCTATGGAGTCATTTTCAATGAAAGCACTCATTCGCAGATTGCGAGTTTCATGCCCGAAGGCGGAGGATATTCTACCTGGTTTTACGGTAAGGTGGTAGATATGTTTTATTTTCCCATTATAGATACGAACTGGCCTACATGGATGCCGTTTGTAGGCGGGGAACATTTTATATTCTTCAGTCCGATCTTTAATTTTGCCGATGCTGCCATCAGTTGTGGTATCATTGCTTTGTTGCTCTTTTATAGTAAATATCTGAATGAATCCTATCATTCGTTGGATAAAGGTAAAAAGGAAGAAAGTGCGAATCATGAATAA
- a CDS encoding TraR/DksA family transcriptional regulator, with the protein MAEKTRYSDAELEEFRAIIMEKLELAQRDYEQLKRSLMGLDGNDTDDTSPTYKVLEEGANTLSKEETTRLAQRQLKFIQGLQAALIRIENKTYGICRETGKLIPVERLRAVPHATLSIEAKNSGKK; encoded by the coding sequence ATGGCAGAAAAGACTAGATACTCAGATGCGGAACTCGAAGAATTCCGTGCCATCATAATGGAGAAACTGGAATTGGCACAACGTGACTATGAACAGTTGAAAAGGAGTCTGATGGGATTGGACGGTAATGATACTGACGATACATCTCCTACATACAAAGTGTTGGAAGAAGGAGCTAATACGCTTTCCAAGGAAGAAACTACCCGCCTGGCACAACGCCAGTTGAAGTTTATTCAGGGATTGCAGGCTGCTTTGATACGTATTGAGAATAAAACGTATGGCATTTGCCGTGAAACGGGAAAGTTGATTCCGGTAGAGCGTTTACGTGCTGTTCCTCATGCCACTTTGAGTATTGAGGCAAAAAACAGTGGTAAAAAATAA
- the ileS gene encoding isoleucine--tRNA ligase yields the protein MSKRFTEYSQFDLSQVNKDVLKKWDENQVFAKSMTERDGCPSFVFFEGPPSANGMPGIHHVMARTIKDIFCRYKTMKGYQVKRKAGWDTHGLPVELSVEKALGITKEDIGKKISVADYNAACRKDVMKYTKEWEDLTHQMGYWVDMKHPYITYDNRYIETLWWLLKQLHKKGLLYKGYTIQPYSPAAGTGLSSHELNQPGCYRDVKDTTAVAQFKMKNPKPEMAEWGTPYFIAWTTTPWTLPSNTALCVGPKIDYVAVQSYNAYTGEPITVVLAKALLNTLFNPKAADLKLEDYKAGDKLVPFKVIAEYKGADLIGMEYEQLIPWVKPVEVSEDGAWKASDKAFRVIPGDYVTTEDGTGIVHIAPTFGADDANVARAAGIPSLFMINKKGETRPMVDLTGKFYLIDELDEDFVKECVDVDKYKEYQGAWVKNAYDPQFMVDGKYDEKAAQAAESLDIVIAMMMKANNKAFKIEKHVHNYPHCWRTDKPVLYYPLDSWFIRSTACKERMMELNKTINWKPESTGTGRFGKWLENLNDWNLSRSRYWGTPLPIWRTEDNSDEICIESVEELYNEIEKSVAAGFMKSNPYKEKGFVPGEYTEGNYDKIDLHRPYVDDIVLVSKDGQPMKRESDLIDVWFDSGAMPYAQIHYPFENKEMLDNREVYPADFIAEGVDQTRGWFFTLHAIATMVFDSVSYKAVISNGLVLDKNGNKMSKRLNNAVDPFTTIEKYGSDPLRWYMITNSSPWDNLKFDVEGVEEVRRKFFGTLYNTYSFFALYANVDGFEYKEADVPMAERPEIDRWILSVLNTLIKEVDTCYNEYEPTKAGRLISDFVNDNLSNWYVRLNRKRFWGGEFTQDKLSAYQTLYTCLETVAKLMSPISPFYADRLYTDLITATGRDNVVSIHLAKFPECQEEMIDKELEARMQMAQDVTSMVLALRRKVNIKVRQPLQCIMVPVVDEEQKAHIEAVKNLIMNEVNVKEVKFVDGAAGVLVKKVKCDFKKLGPKFGKQMKAVAAAVAEMSQEAIAELEKNGKYTLNLDGAEAVIEAADVEIISEDIPGWLVANEGKLTVALEVTVTEELRREGIARELVNRIQNIRKSSGFEITDKIKITISKNTQTDDAVKEYNTYICNQVLGTSLELVDEVENGTELNFDDFSLFVNVIKD from the coding sequence ATGAGTAAGAGATTTACTGAGTATTCGCAGTTTGACCTTTCACAGGTGAACAAAGATGTGCTGAAGAAATGGGACGAAAACCAGGTTTTCGCCAAGAGTATGACAGAACGTGATGGCTGCCCTTCGTTTGTATTTTTCGAAGGACCACCCTCGGCTAACGGTATGCCGGGTATTCACCATGTAATGGCTCGTACGATTAAGGATATTTTCTGCCGTTACAAAACGATGAAAGGTTATCAGGTAAAGCGTAAAGCCGGATGGGATACGCACGGACTGCCTGTGGAACTGAGTGTGGAAAAAGCATTAGGTATCACAAAGGAAGATATTGGTAAGAAAATCTCTGTTGCCGATTACAATGCTGCTTGCCGCAAAGACGTGATGAAATATACCAAAGAGTGGGAAGACCTGACTCATCAGATGGGATATTGGGTGGATATGAAACATCCTTATATCACGTACGACAACCGCTATATTGAAACACTGTGGTGGTTATTGAAGCAATTGCACAAAAAAGGATTATTATATAAAGGGTATACTATCCAGCCGTATTCTCCGGCTGCGGGAACAGGATTGAGCTCACACGAGTTGAATCAACCGGGCTGCTATCGTGATGTGAAAGATACAACTGCCGTTGCCCAGTTTAAGATGAAGAACCCCAAGCCGGAAATGGCAGAGTGGGGAACTCCTTATTTTATAGCATGGACAACCACTCCGTGGACATTGCCCTCAAATACGGCTCTTTGTGTAGGACCGAAAATTGATTACGTTGCCGTACAGTCTTATAATGCTTATACCGGAGAACCGATTACGGTTGTTCTGGCAAAGGCTTTATTGAATACTCTCTTCAACCCGAAAGCGGCAGATTTGAAACTGGAAGATTACAAGGCTGGAGATAAGCTTGTGCCGTTCAAGGTAATCGCCGAATATAAAGGCGCTGACCTGATTGGCATGGAATACGAGCAACTGATTCCTTGGGTGAAGCCGGTTGAAGTATCCGAAGACGGTGCCTGGAAAGCCAGTGATAAAGCCTTCCGTGTAATTCCGGGTGATTATGTGACTACAGAAGATGGTACAGGTATCGTCCACATTGCACCGACATTTGGTGCGGACGACGCGAATGTGGCACGTGCTGCAGGAATCCCGTCACTGTTCATGATTAATAAGAAAGGTGAAACTCGCCCGATGGTAGACCTGACAGGTAAATTCTATCTGATTGATGAGCTGGACGAAGACTTTGTGAAGGAGTGCGTTGATGTAGATAAATACAAAGAATATCAGGGCGCATGGGTGAAAAATGCCTATGATCCTCAATTTATGGTAGATGGCAAATACGATGAGAAAGCCGCACAGGCTGCCGAGTCTCTGGATATTGTGATTGCCATGATGATGAAAGCCAATAACAAGGCTTTCAAAATAGAGAAACATGTCCACAACTATCCGCATTGTTGGCGTACAGACAAACCGGTACTTTATTATCCGTTGGATAGCTGGTTTATCCGTTCTACGGCTTGTAAGGAACGTATGATGGAACTGAATAAGACCATCAACTGGAAACCGGAATCTACCGGAACAGGACGTTTCGGAAAGTGGCTGGAAAATCTGAATGACTGGAACCTGAGCCGTTCCCGTTATTGGGGTACTCCGTTGCCAATTTGGCGTACGGAAGATAACTCTGATGAGATATGTATCGAGTCTGTAGAAGAACTTTATAATGAAATAGAAAAATCGGTAGCTGCCGGATTCATGAAATCCAATCCGTACAAGGAGAAAGGGTTCGTTCCGGGCGAATATACTGAAGGAAATTATGATAAGATTGACCTTCACCGTCCGTATGTAGACGATATTGTATTGGTATCGAAAGACGGTCAGCCAATGAAGCGTGAATCCGACCTGATCGACGTTTGGTTCGACTCGGGTGCCATGCCTTATGCGCAGATTCATTATCCGTTTGAGAACAAGGAAATGTTGGATAACCGCGAGGTATATCCGGCTGACTTTATCGCAGAAGGAGTAGACCAGACACGCGGTTGGTTCTTTACGCTGCACGCTATCGCTACGATGGTATTTGATAGTGTGTCCTACAAAGCTGTTATCTCCAACGGACTGGTACTTGACAAGAATGGTAACAAGATGTCCAAGCGTTTGAACAATGCTGTCGATCCGTTTACTACGATTGAAAAGTACGGTTCCGACCCGTTGCGCTGGTATATGATTACCAACTCTTCTCCGTGGGATAACTTGAAGTTCGACGTAGAAGGAGTGGAAGAAGTTCGCCGTAAGTTCTTCGGTACTTTATACAATACCTATTCGTTCTTCGCGCTTTATGCCAACGTAGACGGATTCGAATATAAGGAAGCCGACGTGCCGATGGCGGAACGCCCGGAAATCGACCGTTGGATATTGTCCGTATTGAACACATTGATTAAAGAGGTAGATACTTGTTATAATGAATATGAACCGACAAAGGCAGGACGTCTGATTTCCGACTTTGTGAATGATAACTTGTCCAACTGGTATGTTCGCCTGAACCGTAAACGTTTTTGGGGTGGTGAATTTACACAGGATAAATTGTCTGCATACCAGACATTGTACACTTGTCTTGAAACAGTTGCCAAATTGATGTCTCCTATATCACCGTTCTATGCAGACCGGTTGTATACGGACTTGATTACTGCAACAGGACGTGACAATGTGGTTTCTATCCACTTGGCTAAATTCCCGGAATGTCAGGAAGAAATGATAGACAAGGAATTGGAAGCCCGTATGCAAATGGCACAGGATGTAACGTCTATGGTACTGGCATTGCGTCGTAAAGTGAATATCAAGGTTCGCCAACCGCTACAGTGTATCATGGTTCCGGTGGTAGATGAAGAGCAGAAAGCTCATATCGAAGCAGTGAAGAACTTGATTATGAACGAGGTAAATGTCAAAGAAGTCAAGTTTGTTGACGGTGCTGCCGGTGTATTGGTGAAGAAAGTGAAATGTGACTTTAAGAAGCTCGGCCCGAAATTTGGAAAACAGATGAAGGCAGTAGCTGCCGCAGTTGCGGAAATGTCACAGGAAGCCATCGCCGAACTGGAAAAGAACGGAAAATATACATTGAACCTGGACGGAGCGGAAGCTGTCATAGAAGCGGCGGATGTAGAAATCATCAGCGAAGATATTCCGGGATGGCTGGTTGCCAACGAAGGCAAGCTGACTGTTGCGCTTGAAGTGACTGTTACCGAAGAGTTGCGCCGTGAAGGTATTGCCCGTGAATTGGTGAATCGTATTCAAAATATACGTAAATCAAGCGGTTTCGAGATTACAGACAAAATAAAAATAACAATCTCGAAAAATACGCAAACAGATGATGCGGTAAAAGAATATAATACTTATATTTGTAACCAGGTTTTAGGCACATCTTTGGAACTTGTTGATGAAGTGGAAAACGGTACAGAGCTTAACTTTGACGATTTCTCACTGTTCGTGAATGTGATAAAAGACTAA
- a CDS encoding DUF2776 domain-containing protein yields MNYGISILFRAIPLAMALFCFGYGAFIYGYGDAGNRVVAGPVVFSLGMICIALFCTAATIIRQIIHTYNEATKYVLPIIGYLAAVTTIIGGICIFSNAASTSAFVAGHVITGVGFITACVATAATSSTRFSLIPRNSKATDNEVPEGAFSLNQRRAMVILAIIISIIAWIWAFVLLSNSHSHPAYFVAGHVMVGLACICTSLIALVATIARQVRNDYSEKERNKWPKLVLLMGSISFIWGLFVIFADSGSTNGTTGYIMLGLGLVCYSISSKVILLAKIWRQEFKLANRIPMIPVLTALACLFLAAFVFELATEHADYFIPARVLVGLGAICFTLFSIVSILESGTSSK; encoded by the coding sequence ATGAATTACGGTATTAGTATTTTATTCAGAGCAATCCCTTTGGCGATGGCACTTTTTTGCTTCGGATACGGAGCGTTTATTTATGGTTACGGAGATGCGGGAAATCGTGTTGTAGCGGGCCCTGTTGTATTTTCATTAGGTATGATATGTATTGCGCTGTTTTGTACGGCAGCCACTATTATCCGGCAAATCATACATACCTATAATGAAGCCACCAAATATGTTTTACCCATCATAGGGTATCTGGCAGCCGTAACTACGATTATTGGCGGTATCTGTATTTTTAGTAATGCCGCTTCCACTTCCGCCTTCGTTGCAGGTCACGTAATTACGGGTGTAGGATTTATCACAGCCTGCGTAGCTACTGCCGCCACCTCTTCCACCCGCTTCTCTTTAATTCCAAGAAATTCAAAAGCAACGGATAACGAAGTGCCAGAGGGAGCGTTTTCTCTTAACCAGAGACGGGCAATGGTAATTCTTGCTATTATCATTTCTATTATAGCATGGATATGGGCATTTGTCTTATTGAGCAACAGTCACTCTCATCCCGCTTATTTTGTTGCAGGGCATGTGATGGTAGGGCTTGCATGTATTTGTACCAGCCTTATTGCATTGGTAGCTACTATCGCCCGCCAGGTGCGGAATGATTATTCGGAAAAGGAACGGAACAAATGGCCGAAACTGGTTTTATTGATGGGCTCTATCTCTTTTATATGGGGGTTATTCGTAATTTTTGCAGATTCAGGTAGCACAAACGGTACTACCGGATATATCATGCTTGGTCTTGGACTGGTGTGTTACAGTATTTCCAGTAAGGTAATCCTGCTAGCCAAGATATGGAGACAGGAGTTTAAACTGGCTAACCGTATCCCTATGATTCCGGTATTGACGGCATTAGCCTGCTTATTTCTAGCGGCTTTCGTATTCGAGCTTGCAACGGAACATGCCGATTATTTTATCCCGGCACGTGTTTTAGTCGGATTAGGGGCTATCTGTTTCACACTGTTTTCTATCGTTAGCATACTGGAAAGCGGTACTTCTTCCAAGTAA
- a CDS encoding carbon-nitrogen hydrolase family protein codes for MEQHPIKINKVQIRNLQIEDYAQLSQSFTRVYSDGSDVFWTHAQIKKLINIFPEGQIVTVVDDKIVGCALSIIVDYDKVKNDHTYAQVTGKETFNTHNPEGNILYGIEVFIHPGYRGLRLARRMYEYRKELCETLNLKAIMFGGRIPNYHKYADKMRPKEYIARVRQREIYDPVLTFQLSNDFHVRKVMTNYLPNDEESKHYACLLQWDNIYYQPPTQEYISPKTTVRVGLVQWQMRSYKTLDDLFEQVEFFVDAVSDYKSDFVLFPEYFNAPLMSKYNDKGESQAIRGLAQYTDEIRERFVNLAISYNINIITGSMPYVKEDGLLYNVGFLCRRDGTYEMYEKMHVTPDEIKSWGLNGGRLLNTFDTDCAKIGVLICYDVEFPELSRLMADQGMQILFVPFLTDTQNAYSRVRVCAQARAIENECFVVIAGSVGNLPRVHNMDIQYAQSGVFTPCDFAFPTDGKRAEATPNTEMILVSDVDLDLLNELHTYGSVRNLKDRRNDVYEVRLKR; via the coding sequence ATGGAACAACATCCGATTAAAATTAATAAAGTACAGATACGCAATCTTCAGATAGAAGATTACGCACAGTTATCCCAATCGTTTACCCGTGTTTATTCTGACGGTAGCGATGTGTTTTGGACTCATGCCCAAATCAAGAAATTAATAAATATTTTCCCGGAAGGACAGATTGTAACAGTGGTTGACGATAAAATTGTAGGTTGTGCCCTTTCTATTATTGTCGACTATGACAAAGTAAAGAACGACCATACTTATGCTCAAGTCACAGGTAAGGAAACATTTAATACGCACAATCCCGAGGGAAATATTCTGTATGGCATCGAGGTGTTTATTCATCCCGGATACCGTGGGTTGCGCCTGGCGCGTCGTATGTATGAGTATCGTAAGGAACTTTGCGAAACATTGAATTTGAAAGCCATAATGTTTGGCGGACGTATTCCGAATTATCATAAGTATGCCGATAAGATGCGTCCGAAAGAATATATTGCACGCGTTCGCCAACGTGAAATCTATGATCCGGTTCTGACATTTCAATTATCGAATGATTTCCACGTCCGCAAAGTGATGACCAATTATCTTCCGAACGATGAAGAATCTAAACATTATGCGTGTTTGCTTCAATGGGATAATATCTATTATCAGCCACCTACGCAGGAATATATAAGTCCCAAAACTACCGTCCGTGTAGGCTTGGTGCAATGGCAGATGCGTAGTTATAAGACGCTGGACGATTTATTTGAACAAGTAGAATTTTTTGTAGACGCAGTATCGGATTATAAAAGTGACTTTGTACTGTTCCCGGAATATTTCAATGCCCCTTTGATGTCGAAGTATAACGATAAAGGAGAATCTCAGGCTATTCGCGGATTGGCACAATATACAGATGAAATTCGGGAACGGTTTGTGAATCTGGCTATTAGCTACAATATAAATATCATAACCGGTAGTATGCCATACGTAAAAGAGGATGGACTGCTTTATAACGTAGGATTCCTCTGCCGGCGTGACGGAACATACGAAATGTATGAGAAGATGCACGTCACTCCTGATGAAATAAAAAGTTGGGGACTTAATGGCGGCAGGCTACTGAATACTTTTGATACCGATTGCGCGAAAATTGGCGTTTTAATTTGTTATGATGTAGAATTTCCCGAACTTTCCCGTTTGATGGCAGATCAGGGAATGCAGATTCTGTTTGTACCTTTCTTGACAGATACACAGAATGCCTACTCCCGCGTTCGTGTCTGTGCGCAGGCACGTGCCATTGAAAATGAATGTTTTGTAGTCATTGCAGGAAGTGTGGGAAATCTTCCCCGTGTGCATAATATGGATATCCAATATGCCCAATCCGGCGTATTTACTCCATGTGACTTTGCTTTCCCGACCGATGGAAAGAGGGCAGAGGCAACTCCGAATACAGAAATGATTCTGGTGTCCGATGTCGATTTGGACTTATTGAACGAACTTCATACTTATGGTAGTGTCCGCAACTTGAAAGACCGCAGGAACGATGTCTATGAGGTCAGATTGAAGAGATAA
- a CDS encoding DUF3874 domain-containing protein yields the protein MGTMIREMVETIKQLFVQKQLQKPVAAESAIPEKAEQTVTENKPEKNLKPNNKWNKSLTLQLKEYLDNNFVFRYNSLTGATEYRGISEKNVFRPINEREMNGIIVDARLDGIPCWRGDVPTFVLSNKVKSYNPFHLYVKELPPWDGVDRVTPLLLRVSDNELWLKGGRCWLRAMLSQWSGEERLHANVLTPVLISGKQGLSKSTFCRLLMPDSLRCYFLDNLNLATGSSPEKKLVKNGLINLDEFDKIKESQQATLKNLLQMVNVSVFHGKRLGWVNEPRLASFIATTNVYQVLTDPTGSRRFLCVEVLKPISEEPLEHKQIYAQLKEELESDAPDHLNKEEEKALQKHNKAYYRQSLLEDVFHCCFRRPLDTEKGIWLTTAEIFQVMRKFNSAALRDISARQLSLKLSAMGFFAKHTSFGNRYYVFNLLATKE from the coding sequence ATGGGAACAATGATTAGAGAAATGGTGGAGACAATAAAACAGTTATTTGTACAGAAACAGTTGCAGAAACCGGTAGCTGCGGAATCTGCAATACCGGAGAAGGCAGAACAAACGGTTACGGAGAATAAACCGGAAAAAAATCTTAAGCCTAATAATAAATGGAACAAGTCGTTGACCTTACAATTAAAGGAGTATTTGGATAATAATTTTGTATTTCGCTATAATAGCCTGACAGGTGCAACGGAGTACAGAGGGATAAGTGAAAAGAATGTTTTTCGTCCCATTAATGAACGTGAAATGAATGGCATTATTGTGGACGCCCGTTTGGATGGAATCCCTTGTTGGAGAGGGGATGTACCTACCTTTGTCCTGTCAAACAAGGTTAAGTCTTATAATCCTTTTCATCTTTATGTGAAGGAATTGCCGCCCTGGGATGGAGTAGACCGGGTGACACCTTTATTATTAAGGGTTTCGGATAACGAACTTTGGCTGAAAGGAGGGCGTTGCTGGTTGCGGGCGATGCTTTCGCAATGGAGTGGGGAAGAGCGTTTGCATGCCAATGTACTTACACCTGTATTAATAAGTGGAAAGCAGGGATTGAGCAAAAGTACCTTCTGTCGTTTATTGATGCCGGATTCACTTCGATGTTATTTTCTGGATAATTTGAATCTGGCGACAGGCAGTTCCCCGGAGAAAAAACTGGTAAAGAACGGCTTGATTAACTTGGACGAATTTGATAAAATAAAAGAGAGCCAACAGGCTACATTAAAAAATCTTCTCCAAATGGTGAATGTATCCGTTTTTCATGGCAAGCGATTGGGGTGGGTGAACGAACCCCGTCTCGCTTCTTTTATAGCAACAACAAATGTTTATCAGGTTCTAACTGATCCTACGGGAAGCCGCCGTTTCCTTTGTGTAGAAGTCTTGAAACCGATATCGGAAGAACCATTGGAGCATAAACAGATATACGCACAGCTAAAAGAAGAATTGGAGTCCGATGCACCGGATCATTTAAACAAGGAAGAAGAAAAAGCTTTGCAGAAACATAATAAAGCATATTATCGTCAGTCTTTATTGGAAGATGTATTTCATTGCTGCTTCCGTCGTCCTCTTGATACGGAAAAAGGTATTTGGCTGACAACTGCCGAAATATTCCAGGTAATGCGTAAATTCAATTCGGCTGCTTTGAGGGATATATCTGCACGGCAACTAAGTCTAAAACTATCTGCAATGGGATTTTTTGCCAAACATACGTCTTTTGGGAATCGCTATTATGTATTTAATCTTTTGGCTACGAAAGAGTAG
- a CDS encoding HU family DNA-binding protein encodes MNALYDFFLTPQPKDSNKTRYHARLVVRDTIALEDIAERIESRSSLRQSDVIGSFIEFADVFKQELSNGNSIHIPGVGSFRIKAESPEVRSPKEIRAENIHCSGIVFTPEKDLLRELKSTTFEKVSETRRSQELSDIEIDGKLAEFFKDNPYITTQQLCSLCGLRKATALRRLQKRVTEGKLTHPGYLRSPFYFPVPGWFGISRNR; translated from the coding sequence ATGAATGCACTTTATGATTTCTTCCTGACTCCTCAACCCAAAGACTCCAATAAAACGAGATATCACGCCCGGCTGGTCGTACGGGATACCATTGCACTAGAGGATATTGCCGAAAGAATTGAATCCAGAAGTAGTTTAAGACAAAGCGACGTAATAGGCTCTTTTATAGAGTTCGCAGATGTTTTCAAACAAGAATTATCCAATGGTAACAGTATTCATATTCCCGGGGTCGGTTCGTTCCGTATCAAGGCAGAATCTCCCGAAGTACGCTCTCCCAAAGAAATCCGCGCTGAAAACATTCATTGCAGCGGAATCGTTTTTACACCGGAAAAAGATTTGCTTCGCGAATTAAAGTCTACGACCTTTGAAAAGGTAAGTGAAACCCGCCGCTCACAGGAATTGAGCGATATAGAAATTGACGGAAAATTAGCTGAATTTTTCAAAGATAACCCTTATATTACCACACAGCAACTTTGTTCATTATGCGGACTACGAAAAGCTACTGCACTTCGCAGGTTACAAAAACGAGTGACTGAAGGAAAACTGACTCATCCGGGGTATCTTCGTTCTCCATTCTATTTCCCCGTACCAGGTTGGTTCGGAATATCCAGAAATCGTTGA
- the xylE gene encoding D-xylose transporter XylE — protein sequence MNNTTNEGSKLYLYSITSVAILGGLLFGYDTAVISGAEKGLEAFFLSASDFQYNKVMHGITSSSALIGCVLGGALSGIFAFRLGRRNSLRLAAVLFFLSALGSYYPEVLFFEYGKPNMDLLIAFNLYRVLGGIGVGLASAVCPMYIAEIAPSNIRGTLVSCNQFAIIFGMLVVYFVNYLIMGDHQNPIILKDAAGVLSVSSESDMWTVFEGWRYMFGSEAFPAAFFGLLLFFVPKTPRYLVLVQQDEKAYSILEKINGKAKAQEILNDIKATAHEKTEKLFTYGVAVIVIGILLSVFQQAIGINAVLYYAPRIFENAGAEGGGMMQTVIMGIVNIIFTLVAIFTVDRFGRKPLLIIGSIGMAVGAFAVAMCDSMAIKGIFPVVSVIVYAAFFMMSWGPICWVLISEIFPNTIRGKAVAIAVAFQWIFNYIISSTFPALYDFSPMFAYSLYGIICVAAAIFVWRWVPETKGKTLEDMSKLWKKNK from the coding sequence ATGAACAATACAACGAACGAAGGAAGCAAACTCTATTTGTATTCCATCACATCCGTTGCTATCCTGGGCGGACTGCTTTTCGGTTATGACACGGCAGTTATCTCCGGAGCAGAAAAAGGCTTGGAAGCTTTTTTTCTTTCAGCCTCTGATTTCCAATATAACAAAGTAATGCATGGAATCACTTCTTCCAGTGCATTGATAGGTTGCGTACTTGGTGGTGCGCTCTCCGGCATATTCGCTTTCCGTCTGGGACGCCGTAATTCGTTGAGGCTCGCTGCCGTACTCTTTTTCCTTTCAGCATTAGGCTCTTATTACCCGGAAGTCCTGTTTTTTGAATATGGAAAGCCGAATATGGACTTGTTGATTGCATTTAATCTGTATCGTGTCTTAGGCGGTATCGGTGTCGGACTGGCATCTGCCGTTTGTCCGATGTATATCGCGGAAATAGCCCCTTCCAACATTCGCGGAACTCTTGTTTCGTGCAACCAGTTTGCCATTATCTTTGGTATGCTGGTGGTGTACTTTGTGAATTACCTGATTATGGGCGACCATCAGAATCCTATTATTCTGAAAGATGCTGCCGGAGTCTTATCGGTTAGTTCCGAATCTGATATGTGGACTGTATTTGAAGGCTGGCGTTATATGTTCGGCTCGGAAGCTTTCCCTGCCGCTTTCTTCGGCTTGTTGCTGTTCTTTGTTCCGAAAACTCCCCGTTATCTGGTATTGGTACAGCAGGATGAAAAAGCTTACTCAATCCTTGAAAAGATCAACGGCAAGGCAAAAGCTCAGGAAATCCTTAATGACATTAAAGCTACCGCCCACGAAAAGACAGAGAAACTCTTTACTTATGGAGTGGCAGTAATCGTTATCGGTATTCTCCTTTCTGTATTCCAACAGGCTATCGGTATCAATGCGGTACTTTACTATGCTCCGCGTATTTTTGAAAATGCAGGCGCAGAAGGTGGCGGTATGATGCAAACGGTTATTATGGGTATCGTAAACATCATCTTCACATTGGTTGCTATCTTTACAGTAGACCGTTTCGGACGTAAACCGCTGTTAATTATCGGTTCTATCGGTATGGCAGTAGGAGCATTTGCAGTAGCAATGTGTGATAGTATGGCTATAAAGGGAATCTTCCCGGTAGTTTCGGTTATCGTATATGCCGCATTCTTCATGATGTCATGGGGACCGATTTGCTGGGTATTGATTTCAGAAATCTTCCCGAATACAATCCGCGGCAAAGCAGTTGCCATTGCCGTAGCTTTCCAATGGATATTTAACTATATTATATCTTCCACTTTCCCGGCATTGTACGATTTCAGTCCGATGTTCGCATACAGCCTTTATGGAATTATCTGTGTAGCTGCCGCAATCTTCGTTTGGCGTTGGGTGCCCGAAACGAAAGGCAAGACACTGGAAGATATGAGCAAGCTTTGGAAGAAAAATAAGTAA